A window from Azoarcus sp. DD4 encodes these proteins:
- a CDS encoding MaoC family dehydratase: MSESSRDFSEFYGLRFEELMIGQSSAISRTVTDADILMFAGVSGDTNPVHLDSEFAGNTMFGSRIAHGMLSASYVSAVFGTRLPGPGCIYLSQELKFRAPVHVGDTVVARVTVKELKSERRRAIFSTECRVGDKIVLEGDAEILIPAR; this comes from the coding sequence ATGAGTGAAAGTAGCCGCGATTTCTCTGAGTTCTACGGACTCCGATTCGAGGAACTAATGATCGGTCAAAGTAGCGCGATATCCCGTACGGTCACGGACGCAGATATATTGATGTTCGCCGGAGTTTCTGGCGACACAAACCCAGTACACCTTGATTCCGAATTTGCTGGCAACACGATGTTCGGATCCCGAATAGCGCACGGCATGCTCTCGGCAAGCTACGTCTCAGCCGTCTTCGGGACACGGTTGCCCGGCCCCGGATGCATATACCTTTCTCAAGAACTGAAATTCCGAGCGCCTGTACATGTAGGCGACACTGTCGTCGCTCGAGTGACAGTTAAGGAGCTAAAGTCAGAACGTCGCCGTGCCATTTTCTCAACGGAGTGTCGCGTTGGCGACAAGATCGTGCTCGAAGGAGATGCGGAGATCCTTATCCCAGCGCGTTAA
- a CDS encoding TIGR03013 family XrtA/PEP-CTERM system glycosyltransferase: MLKVFSHYLPSHTVQQILFDALLLFVAVLLAVFMQLQTETVAWPVLIPSALLFALTMVVLNTAMGLYRPLVQESQKGAMARVALSVAVSVPVAYGVFGLLPWAEFATLTVQISVLVLLGFLLAMRGLVNRRQASALFAPRVLIIGTGSDACAVQQALTTPLQSGMEIVGFYSPSREDSVAVDSSKVVTGASLMEVVRRSRVSEIIVAVRERRGGVLPLRELLDCKLAGVRVLDLSSFFERVQGQVRIDSLRASWLIYGDGFRQGLGRTVVKRFFDILVALLLLVLALPIMLGAALLILLEDGAPVFYRQERVGLGGRVFKVIKFRSMRRDAEKDGKPRWASSNDDRVTRIGRVIRKLRIDELPQLFNVLVGDMSLVGPRPERPYFVDQLAAEIPFYGVRHCVKPGVTGWAQVRYQYGASIDDAIQKLQYDLYYVKNHTLVLDTLVLFETVRVVLTGEGAH, from the coding sequence ATGTTGAAGGTCTTCAGTCACTATCTCCCGTCGCATACGGTACAGCAGATCTTATTCGACGCTCTGTTGTTGTTTGTTGCGGTCTTGTTGGCAGTGTTCATGCAACTGCAGACTGAGACGGTTGCATGGCCGGTCCTGATTCCGTCGGCTCTGTTGTTTGCCCTCACAATGGTGGTGCTGAATACTGCGATGGGACTTTATCGCCCATTGGTGCAGGAGTCTCAGAAGGGGGCGATGGCGCGTGTGGCGCTGTCGGTGGCAGTGAGTGTGCCAGTCGCATACGGGGTGTTCGGTCTGCTCCCCTGGGCTGAGTTTGCTACCTTGACGGTGCAGATCTCGGTTCTTGTTCTGCTCGGATTTCTGCTTGCAATGCGTGGGTTGGTGAATCGACGGCAGGCATCGGCGCTGTTTGCTCCTCGGGTGCTGATAATCGGCACGGGGAGTGATGCATGTGCCGTGCAGCAGGCGCTGACTACGCCACTACAGAGTGGCATGGAAATCGTAGGGTTTTATTCGCCGAGCCGGGAAGATTCCGTTGCTGTGGACTCCAGCAAGGTGGTAACGGGGGCGAGCCTGATGGAAGTTGTGCGACGGAGTCGCGTCAGCGAAATCATCGTCGCGGTTCGGGAGCGTCGGGGTGGAGTGTTGCCGCTGAGGGAGTTGCTTGACTGCAAGCTCGCGGGCGTTCGTGTGCTGGACTTGTCGTCGTTCTTCGAGCGGGTTCAGGGGCAAGTCCGGATTGACTCCCTGCGCGCCAGTTGGCTGATCTATGGTGACGGTTTCCGGCAGGGGTTGGGCAGGACGGTCGTCAAGCGTTTCTTCGACATTCTTGTCGCGCTTCTGCTACTTGTGCTGGCACTTCCCATCATGCTGGGGGCCGCACTCTTGATCTTGCTGGAAGATGGTGCGCCGGTGTTCTACCGGCAAGAGCGAGTTGGGCTCGGTGGCCGGGTCTTCAAAGTTATTAAATTTAGGAGCATGAGGCGGGATGCGGAGAAAGATGGGAAACCACGGTGGGCGTCTTCCAACGATGACCGTGTAACTCGTATCGGGCGTGTGATCAGGAAGCTGCGAATCGACGAGCTTCCGCAGCTGTTCAATGTGCTGGTCGGCGACATGAGCTTGGTTGGGCCTCGTCCCGAAAGGCCTTACTTCGTCGATCAACTGGCCGCTGAGATCCCCTTCTACGGGGTCCGTCACTGCGTGAAGCCAGGGGTGACCGGCTGGGCGCAAGTCCGTTACCAGTATGGTGCGTCGATTGACGATGCTATACAGAAGCTGCAGTACGATCTTTACTACGTCAAGAACCACACACTGGTGCTTGATACGCTGGTTCTGTTCGAGACAGTGCGGGTTGTGCTGACGGGGGAAGGAGCACACTGA
- the prsK gene encoding XrtA/PEP-CTERM system histidine kinase PrsK, giving the protein MDVAVWGYGFATLAYCGFALYVFLAWRGGRPGGALLAAVALSAVWALSCVGAARHAEGLFPFLSAIADIARGASWYVFLLILLQPLGGRRLLWPRICAVAVVVSQLSPVLLLWFGLFDETPGRLLISASLANAVLGLVLVEQLYRSIPMVSRWGMKPLCLALAAGYIFELYLFADGVLFGRLDEDVWSVRGVAHALLIPLIGLSASRNPSWTLRMSVSREMVFHSTALAVSGLYLLVIAAAGYYVRYFGGDWGRALQLTLLFAGLLLLGTFVFSGAQRARLRVLISKHLFPYRYDYRNEWLRFTQALASADGQLDLGQSVIKALGDLVESPGGSLWLRGNDGNFAMRSHLNQGSSNAVEQADSSLCVFLDHREWVINLEEYRSSPTLYQGLVLPEWLSMQGDAWLVIPLKSAGALVGFVVLAAPRARFDIDWEVLDLLKTAQRQAASYLARMLTAEALLEARKFESFNRMSAFVVHDLKNLVAQLSLMLKNAERHGHKPEFQADMLETIAHVEARMRGLMMQLQEKRSIDPPRAVNMGLLLEAVSRLRHASKSEVVVFDETEGAAVVLGHPERLERVLGHLVQNALDATLVGGKVSIQIHSAGADRIAVVVEDTGCGMSPEFIRERLSRPFQTTKTSGMGIGVYEARQYLSELGGTLHYDSEVGRGTRVTVELPLVRRDPMPPAREVEFQNG; this is encoded by the coding sequence TTGGACGTTGCCGTCTGGGGGTATGGGTTTGCTACCCTCGCTTACTGCGGTTTCGCCTTGTATGTCTTTCTTGCCTGGCGTGGTGGGCGGCCTGGTGGCGCCTTGCTTGCAGCCGTCGCGCTGTCGGCAGTCTGGGCGTTGTCATGCGTGGGCGCGGCCAGACACGCTGAGGGGCTGTTTCCATTTCTGTCCGCCATTGCGGATATTGCCCGCGGGGCCAGTTGGTACGTTTTTCTCCTCATCTTGCTGCAGCCACTTGGCGGACGGCGGCTTCTTTGGCCACGCATTTGCGCAGTTGCTGTTGTGGTTTCCCAGTTGTCGCCTGTTCTGCTGTTGTGGTTCGGACTGTTTGACGAAACACCTGGGAGGCTGTTGATCAGTGCCTCGCTGGCCAATGCCGTGCTCGGGCTCGTGTTGGTTGAGCAACTCTACCGAAGTATTCCGATGGTGTCCCGATGGGGCATGAAGCCGCTCTGTCTGGCGCTTGCGGCCGGCTACATTTTTGAACTTTACCTGTTTGCCGATGGCGTGCTCTTCGGACGACTGGATGAAGACGTATGGTCGGTGCGCGGAGTCGCGCATGCATTGCTGATTCCTTTGATCGGATTGTCTGCCAGCCGCAATCCGTCATGGACTTTGCGGATGTCGGTGTCGCGGGAGATGGTGTTTCATTCGACTGCGCTTGCCGTCTCCGGCTTGTATCTGCTGGTGATTGCCGCCGCTGGATACTACGTCAGGTATTTTGGCGGCGACTGGGGAAGGGCGCTGCAGTTGACGCTGCTCTTTGCTGGCCTGCTCCTGCTTGGTACCTTCGTGTTCTCGGGCGCGCAGCGAGCACGCTTGCGTGTACTCATCAGCAAGCATCTTTTCCCATATCGCTACGACTATCGAAACGAGTGGTTAAGGTTCACGCAGGCGCTGGCCTCGGCAGATGGGCAGCTCGATCTGGGGCAGTCCGTGATCAAGGCCTTGGGAGATCTTGTCGAAAGCCCAGGTGGGAGTCTGTGGTTGCGGGGAAATGACGGCAACTTCGCTATGCGCTCGCATTTGAATCAAGGGAGTAGCAATGCTGTCGAGCAGGCGGATTCCTCCTTGTGTGTCTTTCTCGATCACAGAGAATGGGTGATCAACCTAGAAGAGTATCGTTCCAGTCCGACCTTGTACCAAGGTCTCGTGCTGCCGGAATGGCTTTCCATGCAAGGAGACGCGTGGCTGGTCATCCCGCTGAAGAGCGCTGGGGCCTTGGTTGGTTTCGTCGTGCTGGCTGCTCCGCGGGCCCGCTTCGATATCGACTGGGAGGTGCTCGATCTGTTGAAGACCGCGCAGCGCCAGGCGGCGAGTTATCTTGCCCGGATGCTGACTGCGGAAGCCTTGCTCGAGGCTCGAAAGTTCGAATCCTTCAACAGGATGTCGGCCTTCGTCGTGCACGACCTGAAGAATCTGGTCGCGCAGTTGTCGCTGATGCTGAAGAACGCTGAGCGTCACGGACACAAACCGGAGTTCCAGGCCGACATGCTAGAGACGATCGCTCATGTCGAGGCTCGCATGCGTGGTTTGATGATGCAATTACAGGAGAAGCGCTCGATCGATCCGCCGCGTGCCGTCAATATGGGATTGCTTCTTGAGGCGGTCAGCCGCTTACGGCATGCGTCGAAGTCTGAGGTTGTGGTTTTCGATGAAACTGAAGGGGCAGCGGTTGTTCTTGGGCACCCGGAGCGCCTGGAACGGGTGTTGGGGCATCTTGTGCAAAATGCCCTTGATGCGACACTCGTGGGTGGTAAGGTATCAATACAAATACATAGTGCGGGGGCAGACCGGATCGCCGTCGTCGTGGAAGATACTGGGTGCGGCATGTCCCCCGAGTTCATCCGGGAGCGGTTGTCGCGTCCCTTTCAGACGACCAAGACGAGCGGTATGGGCATAGGGGTCTACGAGGCCCGGCAGTACCTGAGCGAACTGGGTGGAACCCTGCACTACGACAGCGAAGTCGGGCGCGGTACGCGGGTGACTGTCGAACTGCCACTGGTCAGACGGGATCCGATGCCTCCTGCTCGGGAAGTGGAGTTTCAGAATGGCTGA
- the prsR gene encoding PEP-CTERM-box response regulator transcription factor: protein MADKQRILLIVEDDPALQKQMRWAFDAFETVVAEDRESAIAQLRRYEPAVVTMDLGLPPAPDDVSEGFRLLGEMLALAPDTKVIVLTGQHDRDNAVRAVGMGAYDFFAKPFEPELLGLTLERAFRLHDLQLENARLQAQQGSAFAGLLTRDAGMLRVCRTVEKVANAAVTVALLGESGTGKEVLARGLHALSSRAKERFVAINCAAIPENLLESELFGYEKGAFTGAVKQTLGKIETAHKGTLFLDEIGDLPMSLQAKLLRFLQERVIERIGGREEIPVDVRIVCATHRDLKMQIRQGLFREDLYYRLAEIVVDIPPLRDRDGDAALLAHAFVQRFARDNGRGSMGLTDDAIVAIEAHQWPGNVRELENCLKRAVIMADGNRITADDLGLVVADEDMERLNLRQVRDEAERRAVVRVLARTNGNIAKAAEVLGISRPSLYDLMNRFDLKKEN, encoded by the coding sequence ATGGCTGACAAGCAACGCATACTCCTGATCGTCGAAGACGATCCGGCGTTGCAGAAGCAGATGCGCTGGGCCTTCGACGCCTTCGAGACTGTGGTTGCAGAGGACAGGGAGTCGGCGATCGCCCAGTTGCGGCGATACGAGCCGGCCGTGGTGACCATGGATCTGGGTTTGCCGCCGGCGCCGGACGACGTGTCGGAGGGCTTTCGCCTGCTGGGTGAAATGCTGGCGCTGGCGCCGGATACCAAGGTAATCGTTCTGACCGGACAGCACGACCGCGACAACGCAGTGCGGGCGGTCGGAATGGGTGCTTATGACTTCTTCGCCAAACCTTTCGAGCCCGAGTTGCTCGGGCTTACTCTCGAAAGGGCGTTCCGTCTGCACGATCTTCAGCTGGAAAACGCGCGCCTCCAGGCGCAGCAGGGAAGCGCGTTCGCCGGCCTGCTGACGCGGGATGCCGGCATGCTCAGGGTGTGCCGTACGGTAGAGAAGGTTGCCAATGCGGCTGTGACGGTTGCATTGCTGGGGGAAAGTGGCACCGGGAAGGAGGTTCTCGCACGCGGCTTGCACGCGCTTTCGTCGCGGGCGAAAGAGCGTTTCGTGGCGATCAACTGCGCGGCAATTCCAGAGAACCTGTTGGAAAGTGAGCTCTTCGGTTACGAAAAGGGTGCTTTCACGGGCGCAGTCAAACAGACTCTCGGCAAGATCGAAACGGCCCACAAGGGCACCCTTTTCCTGGATGAAATCGGCGATCTGCCGATGTCGCTGCAGGCCAAGCTGCTGCGTTTCCTGCAGGAGCGGGTCATCGAGCGGATCGGCGGTCGCGAGGAAATCCCGGTCGATGTGCGCATCGTCTGCGCTACCCATCGAGACCTGAAGATGCAGATCCGGCAGGGGCTGTTTCGCGAGGATCTTTACTACCGCTTGGCAGAGATCGTTGTCGACATCCCGCCGCTACGCGACCGCGATGGCGACGCAGCGTTGTTGGCGCATGCTTTCGTACAACGCTTTGCCCGCGACAACGGACGCGGCTCGATGGGCTTGACCGATGATGCGATTGTCGCAATCGAGGCACATCAATGGCCGGGAAACGTGCGCGAACTGGAAAACTGCCTGAAGCGCGCCGTGATCATGGCAGACGGCAACCGTATCACCGCCGACGACCTGGGCTTGGTCGTGGCGGACGAGGACATGGAGCGGCTCAATCTCCGGCAGGTGCGTGATGAGGCCGAGAGACGGGCGGTAGTGAGGGTGCTGGCACGGACCAACGGCAATATCGCCAAGGCGGCGGAGGTGCTGGGCATCAGCCGGCCGTCGCTGTACGACCTGATGAATCGCTTCGATCTTAAGAAGGAGAACTGA